A single window of Metallosphaera hakonensis JCM 8857 = DSM 7519 DNA harbors:
- a CDS encoding type II toxin-antitoxin system VapC family toxin: MILDSSAIASLFFRDDFTEKVTQIVERADEELITLDFSLAEISNVAWKRMIIFNEDKAVILKQLRNSLNFIKTLSSIVRMEDIMEGAINLAVNQRVPFYDSAFL; this comes from the coding sequence TTGATACTTGACTCCTCAGCTATTGCTTCACTCTTTTTTAGAGACGACTTTACGGAAAAGGTTACACAAATAGTAGAAAGAGCTGACGAAGAGCTTATCACGCTTGATTTTTCCTTGGCGGAAATTTCAAACGTAGCATGGAAGAGGATGATCATATTCAATGAGGACAAGGCTGTTATATTGAAACAGTTACGGAACAGCCTAAACTTCATCAAGACTCTGTCTAGTATAGTGAGGATGGAAGACATCATGGAGGGAGCAATTAACTTAGCCGTTAATCAAAGGGTACCGTTTTACGACTCTGCCTTTCTTTAG